GAACTGTATAAGATATCTCACTTGTCAATTGCAGCATTGTCATCAAAAATTCATGGTCCATGTATATCAGATGAATATGATCAACATGATTTTGCCTATTGTCTAAAATGCGACAAATGGATAAGCCAAGCGAAACCATGGGCTAGAAGACCTCGCACAGCATGGCCTTCACCTGCAGTTATTTCCAAAATAATATCTTGTGGTGTTTTATTTGTTCCAATTGGCTGCAAAGGATCCATAAATGAAAACCTTGAATGGCGAATTTCATTTTCTGTAGCGGAAAAATTTCTTATATTTTCCTTCAGTCATACACAACTATTATGTTATGCTATGTTAAAACTCTTGCTGAAAGAAATAATAGAGAAACATGAAGATTTGAAAGGTTTGTTGtgttcatattttgtaaaaacacttttgttttggATTTTAGAAGAAACAGACCCATATTCATGGAGACCAGATAATTTGATACCATGTTTTATGGCATGTCTACAAAGACTGCTTTACTGTGTAAAATACTCAATATTGTCACATTATTTCATTCCTGATAATAATTTATTCCTTCTACGGTTTAATACTTCAAACAAAGAAGCAATGACCACCTTATTAAAAAATTTATACGGACACggaattaattgttttacattttctgagACCCTACAAGATTATCAAAGCCAGTGCTACGAAATCACCGAATCATTTATAAGCAAAAACAACAGATTTTTACCACATTTGATGCCTACATATTGTACAATTCTTAATTATGGAAGAGTTGAAAGATTGACAAGACTGCTATATAATGTTCTTAATCATTCTAGAACTTGGGTATTGAAACGATTATTGGCTATACAAATATCAGCCGCATTCAAATTAGCATCAGTATCATCAATGTATCAAACGTCATCAAATAAGCAATATTACCTAATTTACAAACATCATCTCAGTCATTTAATGATCGGTTTACATTCAGATGCAATATCTGGACTGCTGATGTTAGCTTCGTTCTTTTATGTTAACAAAAATTACTTAGCATCATTAACTGTAATAACATATACATTACAGAAATATACAGACGAAACATTCTATCTACGCATTTTCAATAATATCTCAATGTATGATATCCAACAACACACGGGGAATCTGACGACAAAAGACACATTTCCTACAATATTAAGATTTTTAACAACTCGTTCCTTTCAAGTTGACCATAAATCCGCAATAGTTCCACAAGAACTACAGCAAGATGTTTCAAGCAACTGTACCGTTTTTCATCCATTACCATTTGCACATTTCCTCCACTTCTTGTGTTGCTACCATCTGCATGACATTATGTCGAGCAGAGAGTCTTTAAAACAACTCGAACAGGTTAATAggacaattttaaaaagttgttcTTTTGTTTCACATCCTGATTCACTGAATACTGTCATCATGTGTGGAATAGCTCACCAGTTATTGGGTGATATACACAGTGCTAGACGTGCTTTTCAAGAAACTGCTGTGGTTGATAAAGATAATGAAACCAGTGCAGCATCAAGGCTGTATAGTCTATTCTAATAATACCAAATGATTAATTCTGGATGTAGCTTTGTAACTTTATTGTcgacattttaagaaatatttaaacaCATCATATCATGTTTACCTTTAATCTATCTATCACAAATCATTGAAATATCCCAAAATCATGCGTTTTCCTAGATAAATTACGTAGTATATTTCTGACTTGAAATTACAtttgtttaaatatcattttCTCATTTTGTGTATCACATTTACCTTGTTTAACTGTTGATAAAAGTTTAAAAGACATAAGACCTATTTTACAGTTTGCACCTTATAGTCACTGAACAAATATATATGGTAATTTCCcatataaacagttaaaaaatgtgtaaataatTAAACGTTGACTCTTCAAGTTTCCCGAGGTTTCTTTAAATTGCTTAGATGTGTCCATTCATGTATGACACattaaaatagtttaaacatgtaaaagaattaGACACTCGTCGTTGTAATCACTAAGACTGTTTAGAAGGAAGTAGAtgctttgtttgttttcaaaattaatagCTCAGACATTCCAATACTTATGTAAGAAAGATTTTTCTCTAACTTAATCCATCTTAAGTATTCAAACACATACTTCCATatcatatcatttatttttttataaatacatcctttttattattgttttatattcacTGTATATTAGATAAAAAGCATGCTTAAAGAAACTTAATGTAAGTTATATGTGACTACATGTACCTATGAATTGTACAGATTTACAAACATGTTTAGTTATGATAAGAATGTATGATACAATTAtggaatatcattttttttttaatcgtgtgacaaaaaaatgttttttataaaatgtgTGCAAATATGCATGGAAACAGAAAGTGCTGTTATATTTTCAGAGAGTGCTATATTCACAGTACAGTAGAATTTAACTGTGTAGAGAGGAAGAgctatttcaataaaattaaaaatgagatttatgtaaaaatcaaaataacaaaaataccaaaacaaaaagttccatatcaaatggcaaaatcaaaagctcaaacacatcaaaagaatgaaaaacaactgttatattacTGACCTGAATAAGAAAGGTCAACGACATACAATTCCAGGAAAAATCTATAGGAAACGTAAGTTGTCATCAATAGACAGGCAATTATACACCTATACTAATCCTTACCGTTCAAGGTCCTCTAGttagaaattttgaaatcaaacaaatatcaATCAGACATGCAACAAATAATCTATAAATGCTGAATAAACCAATcgaaaaaaattgagaatggaaatggggaatgtgccaaagagacaaaaacccgaccatagaaaaaaacaacagcagaaggtcaccaacaggtcttcaatgtagcgagaaattactgcacccagaggcgtccttcagctggccccttaacagaCATACACTAGCCCAGTgacaaattgtacacaagaaactaaaattaaaataatacaagactaacaaataaGTACATTTTCTTGATTATCTTACGTCTTTTCATGAACTCATGTCATCAATTGTTTAATAACCTCTCAAATTTGTGTTTCGgtatttttctttatcttatacttTTATGGAGAGTAGGCAACAGTTAAAGTTATTTTATtggtgttttatttattttgtgatGCCTTAGGGTTAAAGAAGAGTCAATAACCCATCCCCTTTTTTTGTTATGAATGATCACTACATACATCTTATCATTGCATTTTaaaggatctgtttaccctttcaGGGCATAACTACCTTTCATATTTGGTAGAGTATGCACATGTGTTGCTCGGTTTTAAGTTTTTTCTGTTGGGTTTTGTATACTGGTTGTTTGTcttatgtttgttttttcttgttttgccATCTCCGTGCAAGTAAATTTTCGactaaaaattataatttttgtttgtatcTTGTGtctcttttttaaaagaaaaataaatcaaacattgAAGCAGAATGAAGCATTTTTAATTCTACTGCATGAACATTTAGTTCTGTAATTATTATCAATTAGGTGTGTAGATCTTGGAAATATTAGAAGGTCAAGCTCACTTTCCCGTAACCGGAAGGACAAAATCTTACTTACCGTACTGGAACGACATCTTCCGTACGAA
Above is a window of Mytilus galloprovincialis chromosome 7, xbMytGall1.hap1.1, whole genome shotgun sequence DNA encoding:
- the LOC143084230 gene encoding uncharacterized protein LOC143084230, whose translation is MTGLSIKTSESLNFYKYICQKIGSEEVVNIRRLAFVIYDIGHRLTIMTSGSKGEGLNLNGSDLDIMCFDRCAQVFESEKEAVFKGTRLPFIMNTEDTPPCFTQLYLLTHHQNQTLVRVSVSLMNMLDKNHLGYAFSSELYKISHLSIAALSSKIHGPCISDEYDQHDFAYCLKCDKWISQAKPWARRPRTAWPSPAVISKIISCGVLFVPIGCKGSINENLEWRISFSVAEKFLIFSFSHTQLLCYAMLKLLLKEIIEKHEDLKGLLCSYFVCRSWKY